AATTTGTATATTTGAAGACTTATAAAGTTTAAAGAGAATGTAAGAATTTTTATAAAGTTTCTAGTTATGTCTAAAAATAATCTATATATACCTTTAAAGGTTGTTCCATACATCTTCATCTCAATTACTGCTATAGCAATAACAGCAGCTACATATGTAATTACTTAGCTCTATAAGCTATGTAAAGTTTTTAGATATTAAATAAATTAAAATATTTGTAATAACTAATTGTATGGATAAATTCAAAATAGCAATTTTTACAATATCAATAATCATATTTTCCCTTATCGGGATTAAAAAATTCATTTATATAAATCAAGTTAAAGATTTAAAAAATAAAGAAGCATCATTCTTAAATGAATCTATACGTGTTTTAAATGAATGCTTCGATCTAGAAAATAAAAATAAAAGAACTCTTAATAAATCAATTGAATTAATTGAGTATTGCTTAGAGGAATATGGATATAAAAACTGATTTCAAAACTTGAATGATGAATTTCCTTAATACTCCACTAATATGCAAATAAAAATAATATGCAAATAAAAAATTTCTCATCAATAGTCTTGTTATGTTCCATAATTTTTTATTAATAATATTTTCCTAATTTAATTTTTTAAAATGACTAAAGTTAAATGTTCTTATTTAGGAAATTTAAACTGTGAGGCTATTCATCTACAATCTGGAAGTCTTATTAGAACTGATGCACCTTTAGATCACTGCGGTAAAGGTGAAAGTTTTTCCCCAACTGATTTATTAGCAACATCTCTAGGTACTTGCCTGCTAACCATTATGGCAATCAAAGCTAAGTCGAAAGGATTTGATTTGAAAGGTATATATTTAAATATTGAAAAAGTAATGACACAAAATAGCGAGAGGAAGATAAAAGAACTAATAATAGATATTTTTATACCAGAGAGCACTTCTAATGAAACTATTAATTTTTTGAAAAAAGCTTCCAAAGAATGTCCAGTTACAAGAAATTTATCTCAAGAAATAGATATTAAAATTAGTTGGCATAATGGATAAATCTCAAAAATAGTATTACATAAAAAATAATGAAATACTTCATTGGAATAGTCATTCTTTTATTTGGGATTTATATAATGACAAACTTGGCATTAAAGACTAGGTATACAAGAAAAAGACTTTCAAAAGGAAAAAAAATCTTATAAATTTTAATATTGCAGATCAAGGAAATAGATTTATTTTTGTACCGACAATTAAGGCATATTTTAGTTTTATTTTTTCACTATTTTTTGGTCAATCAAACTAATCAAAGGGATCATGAAATTTACATTTATTCCAACAGTGCACCATGTGTAAATAATAAGAAAAAATATTTTTATAAATAAATTAGGGGGTAAGTTGAAAAATATTTTGAAAAACCCTCCAATGAATAATACCAATATTCCAATTTGAAAAAGACCTTTGATTATCCATTTAAGTCCATTTTTTTTAATGTTTATATAAAACAAGAAAAAAACAAAACTACATAACACTAAATATATAAAATTTATGATCATCTTTTAGAGAAAATCTAATAAACTTGCCATTATCAAGGCATGATGACAATTATCACTTTTTTATCTACTAATTTTTTTTAAAAATGGAAAAGTTATACAAAAAACAATAAAAACAATTTATTTTTTTTTTACTTTTAACTTAAAACATTTTCGATTTTAGTAAATCAACTCTTTTTTGATTCACTCCCAAATCACTTTCTCCAACTCTTGATTCTGATCTTATTGATAAGATGTTTGATTCAGGTAGAAAGGATACTTCTAAGTCGTCTACATACTTCATCCATTTACTGGTTGCCTCAGCATGAAGATAATCGCCATCTATTTCTACAATCTCAGTTCTTGGAGTGTTTTCGATAAATGTTTTAATCTCTTCAAAAGGTTTTTCAATATTGTTTACCTCCCATTCCTCTCTTACACAATGAGCAATCTCTACACAAGGTTTTAGTTCTATATGTGAAGCAAATGATGAAGAAGGGAATGAGAAACTTGAACAAATTAAAATTGCTAAAAAAAGTATTTGCATTAACAGAAGAATTTAACAACCCATAATCTAGCTAATTAAATTACAAATTTATAATGAAGACCTAATTATTTTGGAAGAAAGCATATATGTTTTTATATTCAGAATTTAATATGTATTTCTAATAGTACAAAAAAAAGATCCCTTCTTAAGGGATCTTTTTAAAAATTGATTTACATCAAGTGTTTCCTTGTTTCCACTGAAATAAATCAATTCCTCCTACACACATACCTAATATCACACCTATATTCAAAATATGTAATGCTTAATGGACCTCTATCTTAACTGTCACATGGGAAAAAATATAAAAAAGTACTCAAACATCTAGGTCGAGTACTTTTAAAGTTATCAGAAAAAAGTGTGTGAGGAGTTTCTGATGTATATAATCTACTCCGTAGATAATTTAAAACGCTACAGTATAAATCACTAATTATTTAAATCTTTGAGAAAAATTGGGCGTTGATGAAAAAAATAATCAAAAAAATAAAAAATTAATGAAAAGCATTTACAAAAAAATCATTTTTATTATTTCGGCAATTGCTCTTTTTTCAGTAATAGTGTGTGTTGTCAAATATTCGCTTACTTATATTGAAAGTAATCCGGAAAAATACTTACCTACACAAAAGTTAGACAAAAATTAAGTATAAATTCACTTCAAAAAATCTTTAAAGTGTCTTAAATATGTTATGCATAGACAGCTTGAGTCATGAAAATCAAAAATCCTTCAGTTCTTAATCAGCATTATATTCACTTAAGTCAATTCAAAAATAAGCATAAATATCAAATACTTGAGAATTACTGGAAGAAAAGAAAGAAAGAATGTGAAAAAAATCTTTCAAAATTTTGCTAACAGATAATTATGAATTTTATTTTTTCTTTTTTATTAGCATCTGTGATGTGGGTACAAGTTCCACAATGGGAAGCTGACTGGTCAAAATGTGCTGTAGATGTTCCCGATTCATCATGTCACTGGTACGTAGCTGCTCCCGATAATACGTTTGGGAAAGGATTCAATTGGGAAAACGCTCCTTGGTTTGATGCTAATGGATTACAGGATGTAGCTAAAATTGAGAAAGAATCTGTAGTAGAAAAACTTCAAAATAACTAAAGTTTCTATTTCATCAATTAACTTTTAAAAGTATTTAAATCTAGTTGCTTAGTGGTTAACTTTTGATTAATTAAAAATTTTTATGCGTTTCAAAGTAAGTCTCCTAAAAAATGGAAAGGAATTTGATGAAGTTGTTATAGCTAATAATAAAAAAGAGGCTATAGAAGTAGCTTTAAAAAACAATCCAGAAGCTCAAGCATTAAACTCTGATTGGACATTTAAGATTTAATTATTTACGAAGCTTAGGAATCAAAAGAGATGCGACACAAATAACACTAATTGCAGGTCCAGGCGACAAATTAAAGACTATAGAGAGAATAAAGCCCAGAAGTGAGATGCATAATCCAAAAAATGAAGACCTCATCATTGCAATTCTTAAGCTATGAGCGTTATTTAGCCCTAACAGAGTTGGGGTAGAAAGAAGAGCAATAACAAGAATTACTCCCACTGCTGACATTGAACTAACAATTACTAATGCCGTCGTAAAACTCAAAGCAAGATTTAATAAAGAAACATTTATACCACTCGCGGATGCACCTTCTGGATCCAATCCCACATAAACAACCTTTTCATATCCAAAAGTCATTAAAAGTATAAATACTAAAAAAGCAATTATTGTTCTAAGTAAATCTCCAAAATTTGCTGTCAATAAATCGCCAAATAATACTGCCTCCAAATCAATCCTTATTCCGAGCAAAGGGATTATAAGGACCCCAAACCCAAGCATTCCAGCGAGAATAGTATTCATAACTGCTTCATAATTTTCACTTTTTCTATTAGTTAAACTTTCCGCAATTACTGAGCCCAGAAGACCACTTATAACACCACCAATTGAGGGGTGAATTCCAAGAGCTAATGCAAGAGCAAGTCCAGGCAACACACAATGAGAGATTAAATTAACTTGTAATAATCTCTTATGAGTTATTAATACAGTTCCCATAGCTGGACATAAAATCCCGGAGAATATAGTTATTATTAATGGAACCAGCCACCAGTTGTTATTAATAAAAGACATTATTCGAATGATTCGGTATGATCAAAAATACGGGACAAAAAAAGATTTTGGAAACAATGGTAACTAAGTCTGACATTACCAAAAGACAAGAACAACTTCTTGAAGAACTTAATAAATGCGAGGATGAATTGACTGGTCAAGAGTTGCATAGAAAATTGATAGAAAGAGGAAAGTCTATGGGACTGACGACTGTTTACAGGAATCTTCAAGTTCTGATAAAGCATGGCTTAATACGTTCTAGACATCTCCCAACTGGAGAGGTTTTGTACACTCCCGTAGATAGAGATATTCATCATTTGACCTGTGTTCAATGTGGTGAGACATCAAAAATGGAAGGATGCCCAGTAAAAGATATTCATACACCCAAAACAAATCCAAAGAAATTCCAATTGTTGTTTCATACCCTCGAGTATTTCGGGCTTTGCCAAAACTGTTATCAAGCTCAGAATTAAAAAGGAACATTCTCTAATCACAGAAATTATTTTCGTTTATAGAGCTAATGTTTATTGCCTCTAATTTATCTTTTATTTGACCAGGACTACCAACTGCCAAAACACTTTTATCAAGAACGATTACTTGATCATAGTTATTTAAAGAATCGCCCCAATCATGGCTACTTACGAGCAAAGAAAGTCCAGCATCCGCAAGTTGTCGAACAATTTTAAGAAAATCCTCCTTTGCAGGTGGGTCCAAAGCTGCACAAGGTTCATCTAAAAGAAATATTTTTGCTGGAGACATAAGAGTTTTTGCTAATAGAGCTCTTTGCTGCTGTCCTCCTGAAAGAGAATCGAGTCTTCTATTAGCCAAACTTGCAATGCCTACTCTCTGCATTGTCGCCTCTAATTCACAACATTTATTAATCCAAGAATTAGGATATGCTAGAAGAGTCTTAATTTGAAATGGGTTATTACTTCTTGATTTTGAATACTTTATTTGACCAAGAGATACCAATTTTTCAACTGTAATGGGGAACTTCCAATTCATAGAACTTCTTTGAGGCATAAGTGCCACAAGAGCTCTAGATCTATATAAATTTTCACCGTCAATTTTTATTTCGCCTTTATCTGGAGTATTTTGTCCTTGCAAAATTCTCAAAAGAGTTGATTTACCTGCGCCGTTTGGGCCAACTAACGCTGTTAGAGTTCCAGGTTTAATCTCAATAGATACCTTATTCAAAACTGGCTTACTTTTTTTTGCGTATGCAAAGGTTAAATTTTCAGCGACTAAAGTAGCCATTAATTAATTGTTTAAAATAGTCACTTTACAAGCTTACCAATAATACAAGTTGCGTATTATTTTCATAACATTTGATACCTTCACTTGTCAGGTATAATGAAAATGATTATCATTTTTAGGTATTTAATTATTTTTCATGTCAATTTTTAAAAGACTCCTAACAAATAAAAAAGGTTCGAGTAAGTCATTTATTAAAAATTCCGTAATCGCTGGAACGATTATATTTTCTGGTTTTGGGCAGGATGTTATGGCTAAAGGAAAGTCATATATAGCAGTAGAGCCACTAGTTTGTGATTTAGTTAAATCAATTGCATTACCATCTGACGAAGTTACATGCTTAGTAGATAGAAAACAAGATGTTCATGACTTGAAGATCAATCCAAGGCAAGCTCAATTACTAAATAGAGCAGATAAAGTATTTACTCTTGGTAAAGAAATGACTCCAAGTATGAGAAATTGGGAAAATAAAAAGAATACTGTTGTTGTAGGTGTTAGTGCAATAGACGTAGATGATCATTCTGATCATGGAGGTCATGATGATCATTCAGACCATGGAGGACATGACGATCATTCTGAACATTCAGCTAAAGTAGATGATCATTCTGATCATGCAGGTCATGATGATCATTCAGACCATGGAGGACATGATGATCATGCTGAAGGTGCTTTCGAATGGGCAGGAAAATTTCAACTTTCTAAGGGTTCTTACAAATGGTCATTTGAAAAAGTCGATGGCGAATATGCAGATCCTGCAATGAAGATGGTAATTCTCAAATCTAATGACATAGAAGGGTCTGAAGATTTAGCCAAAGAATTATTAGGATCTAAAGACTCAATAAGCAGAAAAAATGATGGTATTTTGATAGCAAGTAATAAAGCTTTTGTTCTTAACTTTGATCAAAGAAAAGAAAGTACTGTTTTTAACGTGGATATCAAAGAGGATGGTCAATATATATTTTTTACTGAACACATGCCTTTTGAGTTTGAAGCAACTCAACACTTTTTTAAAGACGTTTCAAATAGTGATGTAGAACCAATAGCACAAGTTCCAGACGAAGGAGAGGGGCATCATCATCATGATCATGGAGGTCTAGATCCACATGTATGGCATGATCCGCATAACATCATAAAAATGGGAGATCTTATAAGCAAAAGTTTAAAGAAAGATATTTCAGTTTTTAATAGAGGTGACAGAAAACTAATTAATGAAAGATTCGAAAAAGCTGATTCTCTCTTAGAAGGCTTAGATAGTTGGATAGTCGAACAAGTAAGCTCTATTCCTGAGGAAAACAGAGTAATTGTCTCTAAACACAAAGCAATGG
This region of Prochlorococcus sp. MIT 0604 genomic DNA includes:
- a CDS encoding ABC transporter ATP-binding protein → MATLVAENLTFAYAKKSKPVLNKVSIEIKPGTLTALVGPNGAGKSTLLRILQGQNTPDKGEIKIDGENLYRSRALVALMPQRSSMNWKFPITVEKLVSLGQIKYSKSRSNNPFQIKTLLAYPNSWINKCCELEATMQRVGIASLANRRLDSLSGGQQQRALLAKTLMSPAKIFLLDEPCAALDPPAKEDFLKIVRQLADAGLSLLVSSHDWGDSLNNYDQVIVLDKSVLAVGSPGQIKDKLEAINISSINENNFCD
- a CDS encoding DUF1499 domain-containing protein, producing the protein MQILFLAILICSSFSFPSSSFASHIELKPCVEIAHCVREEWEVNNIEKPFEEIKTFIENTPRTEIVEIDGDYLHAEATSKWMKYVDDLEVSFLPESNILSIRSESRVGESDLGVNQKRVDLLKSKMF
- a CDS encoding OsmC family protein — translated: MTKVKCSYLGNLNCEAIHLQSGSLIRTDAPLDHCGKGESFSPTDLLATSLGTCLLTIMAIKAKSKGFDLKGIYLNIEKVMTQNSERKIKELIIDIFIPESTSNETINFLKKASKECPVTRNLSQEIDIKISWHNG
- a CDS encoding metal ABC transporter permease gives rise to the protein MSFINNNWWLVPLIITIFSGILCPAMGTVLITHKRLLQVNLISHCVLPGLALALALGIHPSIGGVISGLLGSVIAESLTNRKSENYEAVMNTILAGMLGFGVLIIPLLGIRIDLEAVLFGDLLTANFGDLLRTIIAFLVFILLMTFGYEKVVYVGLDPEGASASGINVSLLNLALSFTTALVIVSSMSAVGVILVIALLSTPTLLGLNNAHSLRIAMMRSSFFGLCISLLGFILSIVFNLSPGPAISVICVASLLIPKLRK
- a CDS encoding metal ABC transporter solute-binding protein, Zn/Mn family, with the protein product MSIFKRLLTNKKGSSKSFIKNSVIAGTIIFSGFGQDVMAKGKSYIAVEPLVCDLVKSIALPSDEVTCLVDRKQDVHDLKINPRQAQLLNRADKVFTLGKEMTPSMRNWENKKNTVVVGVSAIDVDDHSDHGGHDDHSDHGGHDDHSEHSAKVDDHSDHAGHDDHSDHGGHDDHAEGAFEWAGKFQLSKGSYKWSFEKVDGEYADPAMKMVILKSNDIEGSEDLAKELLGSKDSISRKNDGILIASNKAFVLNFDQRKESTVFNVDIKEDGQYIFFTEHMPFEFEATQHFFKDVSNSDVEPIAQVPDEGEGHHHHDHGGLDPHVWHDPHNIIKMGDLISKSLKKDISVFNRGDRKLINERFEKADSLLEGLDSWIVEQVSSIPEENRVIVSKHKAMEYYGDAFGFETISLLDFLGDSSSLRPDNISSTLKMLDEEKVQAIFPEQIPASKLLRNLSRQSSVPLASNQIFVDGLMMDGNTVSVAVHNTCTIVDSLGGSCDKESGSNLESEWYKLSD
- a CDS encoding transcriptional repressor produces the protein MIKNTGQKKILETMVTKSDITKRQEQLLEELNKCEDELTGQELHRKLIERGKSMGLTTVYRNLQVLIKHGLIRSRHLPTGEVLYTPVDRDIHHLTCVQCGETSKMEGCPVKDIHTPKTNPKKFQLLFHTLEYFGLCQNCYQAQN